The following are from one region of the Klebsiella aerogenes genome:
- the puuD gene encoding gamma-glutamyl-gamma-aminobutyrate hydrolase has product MYKPVIGVVMCRNRLKGHQTQTLQEKYLNAIVNAGGLPIALPHALAEPELLNTLVDKLDGIYLPGSPSNVQPHLYGENGDEPDADPGRDLLSMALISAALERRIPIFAICRGLQELVVATGGTLYRRLFEQPELLEHREDPELPVEQQYAPSHQVEVQEGGLLSQLIPGCNTFWVNSLHGQGAKTLGSRLRVEARSPDGLVEAVSVNDHPFALGVQWHPEWNSSEYALSRMLFDGFITACQSHVAEKRRL; this is encoded by the coding sequence ATGTACAAGCCAGTTATTGGCGTCGTGATGTGTAGAAACAGGCTTAAGGGTCACCAGACCCAGACTCTGCAAGAAAAGTACCTGAATGCGATTGTGAACGCCGGCGGACTCCCCATCGCCCTGCCGCACGCGCTGGCCGAACCGGAATTGCTGAATACGTTAGTCGATAAACTGGACGGGATTTACCTGCCAGGCAGCCCCAGCAATGTGCAGCCGCACCTTTATGGTGAAAACGGCGATGAGCCTGACGCCGACCCCGGGCGTGATCTTCTGAGCATGGCGCTAATTTCCGCCGCACTCGAAAGGCGCATCCCCATTTTCGCCATCTGCCGAGGGTTGCAGGAACTGGTTGTCGCCACTGGCGGGACTCTGTATCGTCGTCTGTTTGAACAGCCGGAACTGCTGGAGCATCGCGAAGATCCTGAACTACCGGTGGAGCAACAATATGCGCCATCCCACCAGGTGGAAGTCCAGGAAGGAGGATTACTTTCTCAGTTAATACCGGGCTGCAACACGTTTTGGGTAAACTCGCTACACGGCCAGGGAGCAAAAACACTCGGTTCACGTCTGCGGGTGGAAGCGCGTTCGCCAGATGGGTTGGTTGAGGCGGTCAGCGTTAACGACCACCCTTTCGCGCTGGGTGTACAATGGCATCCTGAATGGAACAGTAGCGAATACGCCCTATCGCGTATGTTGTTTGATGGTTTTATCACCGCCTGTCAGAGCCATGTCGCCGAAAAGCGGCGGCTCTGA
- the puuR gene encoding HTH-type transcriptional regulator PuuR → MSDDGLAPGKRLSEIRQQLGLSQRRAAELSGLTHSAISTIEQDKVSPAISTLQKLLKVYGLSLSEFFSEPEKPDEPQVVINQDDLIEMGSQGVSMKLVHNGNPNRTLAMIFETYQPGTTTGERIKHQGEEIGTILEGEVVLTINGQSYHLVAGQSYAINTGIPHSFSNTSAGICRIISAHTPTTF, encoded by the coding sequence ATGAGCGATGACGGACTGGCGCCAGGGAAACGTCTGTCAGAGATCCGCCAACAGCTGGGTCTTTCACAGCGTCGTGCCGCCGAACTGTCTGGGTTAACACATAGTGCCATCAGCACCATAGAGCAGGACAAAGTCAGTCCTGCCATCAGTACGCTGCAAAAGCTGCTGAAAGTATATGGGCTGTCGCTCTCGGAATTCTTTTCTGAACCTGAAAAACCGGATGAACCGCAGGTCGTTATTAATCAGGACGATCTTATCGAAATGGGGAGTCAGGGCGTTTCAATGAAGCTGGTTCATAACGGAAATCCGAACCGTACGCTGGCGATGATTTTTGAAACTTACCAGCCTGGGACTACAACCGGGGAGAGAATTAAGCATCAGGGTGAGGAGATAGGCACCATACTGGAAGGTGAAGTCGTGCTGACCATAAACGGTCAGTCGTACCACCTGGTGGCTGGACAGAGCTATGCCATTAACACCGGCATCCCGCACAGTTTCAGCAACACCTCGGCAGGTATCTGCCGCATTATCAGTGCCCATACCCCCACCACATTCTGA
- the puuC gene encoding aldehyde dehydrogenase PuuC translates to MNFQHLAYWQEKAKNLAIETRLFINGEYCAAVDNTTFETLDPAAQQTLAQVARGKKADVELAVKAARQVFDNGDWSQASPAQRKAVLNTFADLMEAHREELALLETLDTGKPIRHSLRDDIPGAARAIRWYAEALDKVYGEVAPTGSNELAMIVREPIGVIAAVVPWNFPLLLACWKLGPALAAGNSVILKPSEKSPLTALRLAGLAKEAGLPDGVLNVVSGFGHEAGQALALHPDVEVITFTGSTRTGKQLLKDAGDSNMKRVWLEAGGKSANIIFADCPDLQKAVNTTAGGIFYNQGQVCIAGTRLLVEESIADEFLARLKEQAQNWQPGNPLDPNTTMGMLIDNAHADSVHSFIRGGESNSTLFLDGRKNPWPAAVGPTIFVDVDPASTLSREEIFGPVLVVTRFKTEEEALRLANDSNYGLGAAVWTRDLSRAHRMSRRLKAGSVFVNNYNDGDMTVPFGGYKQSGNGRDKSLHALEKFTELKTIWIALES, encoded by the coding sequence ATGAATTTTCAGCACCTGGCTTACTGGCAGGAAAAAGCGAAAAACCTGGCCATTGAAACGCGATTATTTATTAACGGCGAATATTGCGCCGCAGTCGATAATACGACCTTTGAGACGCTCGACCCCGCCGCTCAGCAGACGCTGGCGCAGGTCGCCCGCGGCAAAAAAGCCGATGTCGAGCTGGCGGTGAAAGCCGCGCGCCAGGTTTTTGATAACGGCGACTGGTCGCAGGCCTCTCCGGCGCAGCGTAAAGCGGTACTCAACACATTTGCCGATCTGATGGAAGCCCATCGCGAAGAGCTGGCGCTGCTGGAAACGCTCGATACCGGCAAACCGATTCGCCACAGCCTGCGCGACGATATTCCCGGCGCCGCCCGCGCCATCCGCTGGTATGCCGAAGCGCTGGATAAAGTATATGGCGAAGTCGCGCCGACCGGCAGCAACGAGCTGGCGATGATCGTGCGCGAACCGATTGGCGTGATCGCAGCGGTCGTGCCGTGGAACTTCCCGCTGCTGTTGGCCTGCTGGAAGCTCGGCCCTGCGCTGGCGGCCGGTAACAGCGTGATCCTTAAACCCTCGGAAAAATCGCCGCTCACCGCCCTGCGCCTTGCCGGGTTAGCGAAAGAAGCCGGTCTGCCGGACGGCGTATTGAACGTGGTAAGCGGCTTTGGCCACGAGGCGGGACAGGCGCTGGCTCTACATCCTGACGTCGAAGTGATTACCTTTACCGGCTCTACCCGCACCGGCAAACAGCTACTGAAAGATGCCGGTGACAGCAATATGAAGCGCGTATGGCTGGAAGCAGGCGGCAAAAGCGCCAATATCATCTTCGCCGACTGTCCGGATCTGCAAAAAGCGGTCAACACCACCGCTGGCGGCATTTTCTATAACCAGGGCCAGGTCTGTATCGCCGGCACCCGTCTGCTGGTAGAGGAGAGCATCGCCGATGAGTTCCTCGCACGGCTGAAAGAACAGGCGCAAAACTGGCAGCCGGGCAACCCGCTCGACCCAAACACCACCATGGGGATGCTGATTGATAACGCGCATGCCGACAGCGTGCACAGTTTTATCCGCGGCGGCGAAAGCAACAGCACGCTGTTCCTCGACGGGCGTAAAAATCCGTGGCCTGCCGCCGTCGGCCCAACCATTTTCGTTGATGTCGACCCGGCCTCGACCCTCAGCCGTGAAGAGATTTTCGGTCCGGTGCTGGTGGTCACACGTTTTAAAACCGAAGAAGAGGCGCTGCGGCTGGCCAACGACAGCAACTATGGTCTCGGTGCTGCGGTATGGACGCGCGATCTCTCCCGCGCGCACCGCATGAGCCGCCGCCTGAAAGCCGGTTCCGTCTTCGTCAACAACTATAACGATGGTGATATGACCGTCCCGTTCGGCGGCTACAAGCAGAGCGGCAACGGGCGCGATAAATCGCTGCATGCGCTGGAAAAATTCACCGAACTGAAAACTATCTGGATTGCTCTGGAGTCTTAA
- a CDS encoding FAD-binding oxidoreductase, whose product MTEHTTSYYAASANKYTPFPTLDESISCDVCVVGGGYTGLSSALHLAEMGYDVVVLEAARIGFGASGRNGGQLVNSYSRDIDVIEKSYGPDAAKMLGSMMFEGGNIIRERIQRYQIQCDYRPGGLFVAMNPKQMETLEEQKANWERYGNSQLELLDSHAIRREVDSDRYVGALLDHSGGHIHPLNLAIGEADAIRLNGGRVYEQSPVTRIQHTNPAVVSTAHGQVTARYVIIAGNAYLGDKVEPELAKRSMPCGTQVVTTAPLSEALARSLIPKNYCVEDCNYLLDYYRITGDNRLLYGGGVVYGARDPDDVERLIMPKLLKTFPQLQGVKIDYRWTGNFLLTLSRMPQFGRLDNNIYYMQGYSGHGVTCTHLAGRLISELLRGDAERFDAFAKLPHYPFPGGRSLRIPFTAMGAAYYSLRDRLGV is encoded by the coding sequence ATGACTGAACATACCACTAGCTACTATGCCGCCAGCGCCAATAAATATACGCCGTTCCCGACGCTGGACGAATCGATCAGCTGCGACGTCTGCGTCGTCGGCGGCGGCTACACCGGCCTCTCTTCGGCCCTGCATCTGGCCGAAATGGGCTACGACGTCGTCGTGCTGGAAGCAGCGCGTATCGGCTTCGGTGCCAGCGGCCGCAACGGTGGACAGCTGGTTAACTCCTATAGCCGCGACATCGACGTCATCGAAAAAAGCTACGGCCCGGACGCGGCAAAAATGCTCGGCAGCATGATGTTCGAAGGCGGCAATATTATCCGCGAACGCATCCAACGCTATCAGATCCAGTGCGACTACCGCCCGGGCGGTCTGTTTGTCGCGATGAACCCGAAGCAAATGGAGACGCTGGAAGAGCAGAAAGCCAACTGGGAACGCTATGGCAACAGCCAACTGGAGCTGCTGGACAGCCACGCCATTCGTCGTGAGGTCGATAGCGATCGCTACGTCGGCGCCCTGCTCGATCATAGCGGCGGACATATTCATCCGCTGAACCTTGCTATCGGCGAAGCGGACGCCATTCGTCTTAACGGCGGCCGGGTCTATGAACAATCGCCGGTCACGCGTATTCAGCACACTAATCCGGCGGTGGTCAGCACCGCTCACGGCCAGGTGACCGCCCGCTATGTCATCATCGCTGGCAACGCTTATCTCGGCGATAAGGTTGAGCCGGAGCTGGCGAAACGCAGCATGCCGTGTGGCACTCAGGTGGTGACGACCGCCCCGCTGTCGGAAGCGTTAGCGCGCTCGCTGATCCCGAAAAACTACTGTGTAGAGGATTGTAACTATCTGTTGGACTACTACCGTATCACCGGCGACAACCGCCTGCTGTACGGCGGCGGCGTGGTCTACGGCGCGCGCGACCCGGACGATGTTGAACGACTGATTATGCCCAAGTTGCTGAAAACCTTCCCGCAGTTGCAGGGGGTGAAGATTGACTATCGCTGGACCGGCAACTTCCTGTTGACCCTGTCGCGCATGCCGCAGTTCGGCCGTCTCGATAACAATATTTACTACATGCAAGGCTACAGCGGCCATGGCGTGACCTGTACTCATCTGGCCGGGCGCTTGATTTCAGAGCTGTTGCGCGGCGATGCCGAGCGTTTCGACGCCTTCGCCAAACTGCCGCACTACCCGTTCCCGGGCGGGCGCAGCCTGCGTATTCCATTTACCGCCATGGGCGCCGCGTACTACAGCCTGCGCGACCGTCTTGGGGTCTGA
- the puuE gene encoding 4-aminobutyrate transaminase: protein MSNNEFHQRRLSATPRGVGVMCNFFAQSAQNATLTDVEGNEYIDFAAGIAVLNTGHRHPKMVAAVEQQLQQFTHTAYQIVPYESYVSLAEKLNELAPVQGPAKTAFFSTGAEAVENAVKIARAHTGRPGVIAFGGGFHGRTYMTMALTGKVAPYKLGFGPFPGSVYHVPYPSALHGISTEDSITAIERLFKADIEAKQVAAIIFEPVQGEGGFNVAPKELVAAVRRICDEHGIVMIADEVQSGFARTGKLFAMDHYADKPDLMTMAKSLAGGMPLSGVVGNAQIMDAPAPGGLGGTYAGNPLAVAAAHAVLDIIDNEALCERAQFLGERLLATLQEIKGWCPALVEARGVGSMIAAEFFDPATGEPSAAIAQKIQQQALAQGLLLLTCGQYGNVIRFLYPLTIPDAQFSRALTILQRVTRL from the coding sequence ATGAGCAACAATGAATTCCATCAGCGTCGTCTTTCCGCCACCCCACGCGGTGTGGGCGTCATGTGCAACTTCTTTGCCCAGAGTGCGCAAAACGCCACGCTGACCGACGTCGAAGGCAATGAGTATATTGATTTCGCCGCCGGGATCGCGGTGCTGAACACCGGTCACCGCCATCCGAAAATGGTCGCCGCCGTCGAGCAACAACTGCAGCAGTTTACCCATACCGCCTACCAGATCGTGCCTTATGAAAGCTACGTGTCGCTGGCAGAAAAACTCAACGAACTGGCGCCGGTACAAGGCCCGGCGAAGACCGCGTTCTTCTCCACCGGCGCGGAAGCGGTCGAAAACGCGGTCAAAATCGCCCGCGCCCATACCGGGCGCCCGGGCGTTATCGCCTTCGGCGGCGGTTTCCATGGCCGTACCTACATGACCATGGCGCTCACCGGCAAAGTCGCACCGTATAAGCTGGGCTTTGGGCCATTCCCTGGTTCGGTGTACCACGTGCCGTATCCATCGGCGCTGCACGGTATCAGCACCGAAGATTCGATTACCGCCATTGAACGCCTGTTCAAAGCCGATATCGAAGCCAAACAGGTCGCAGCGATTATCTTCGAACCGGTTCAGGGTGAAGGCGGTTTTAACGTCGCGCCGAAAGAGCTGGTTGCCGCCGTGCGCCGTATCTGTGATGAACACGGCATTGTGATGATCGCCGATGAAGTACAGAGCGGGTTCGCCCGTACCGGTAAGCTGTTCGCGATGGATCACTACGCTGATAAGCCAGACCTGATGACCATGGCCAAAAGCCTGGCGGGCGGGATGCCGCTTTCCGGCGTAGTCGGTAACGCGCAGATTATGGACGCCCCGGCGCCGGGCGGTTTAGGCGGCACCTACGCCGGTAACCCGCTGGCGGTGGCGGCAGCGCACGCCGTGCTGGATATCATTGATAACGAGGCGCTGTGCGAGCGCGCGCAGTTCCTCGGCGAGCGCCTGCTGGCGACCCTGCAAGAGATCAAGGGCTGGTGTCCGGCGCTGGTGGAAGCGCGCGGCGTCGGATCGATGATCGCGGCGGAGTTCTTTGACCCGGCGACTGGCGAACCTTCAGCGGCGATCGCGCAGAAAATCCAGCAACAGGCGCTGGCGCAGGGCCTGTTGCTGCTGACCTGCGGCCAGTACGGCAACGTCATCCGCTTCCTCTACCCGCTGACGATCCCGGATGCGCAATTCTCCCGCGCGCTGACGATTCTACAGCGCGTCACCCGTCTGTAA
- a CDS encoding LysR substrate-binding domain-containing protein, producing the protein MKHKTQIMNNLPLLNDLRVFMLVARRAGFAAAAEELGVSPAFVSKRVSLLEQTLNVMLLHRTTRRVTITEEGERIYEWAQRILQDVDEMMDELSDVRQVPQGMLRIISSFGFGRRVVAPALSALARQYPQLELRFDVEDRLVDLVNEGVDLDIRVGDDIAPNLIARKLATNHRILCASPSFFAHHPQPKQLSDLAMLPCLVIKERDHPFGVWQLHGKDGQHAIKVTGPLSSNHGEIVHQWCLDGQGVALRSWWDVSENIASGHLVHVLPDYFQPANVWAVYVSRLATSAKIRTTVEFLRHYFQQHYPQQCIVSSEVK; encoded by the coding sequence GTGAAACATAAAACACAGATCATGAATAATCTACCGCTGCTAAATGATTTACGCGTGTTTATGCTGGTCGCCCGCCGCGCCGGTTTTGCCGCCGCCGCTGAAGAGCTTGGCGTGTCGCCAGCTTTCGTCAGCAAGCGGGTGTCGCTGCTGGAGCAAACCCTGAACGTGATGCTGCTGCACCGCACCACTCGCCGGGTCACCATTACCGAAGAGGGGGAACGGATCTACGAATGGGCGCAGCGCATTCTGCAGGATGTCGATGAGATGATGGATGAACTCTCCGATGTGCGGCAGGTGCCACAGGGAATGCTGCGCATTATCAGCAGCTTTGGTTTTGGCCGCCGGGTGGTGGCCCCCGCGCTATCGGCGCTGGCGCGTCAGTATCCGCAGCTGGAACTGCGTTTCGACGTCGAAGACCGGCTGGTGGATTTGGTGAATGAAGGGGTCGATCTCGATATTCGTGTGGGTGATGATATCGCGCCGAATCTGATTGCCCGCAAGCTGGCGACCAATCACCGCATTCTTTGCGCCTCGCCATCGTTCTTTGCCCACCATCCGCAGCCGAAGCAGCTCAGCGATCTGGCGATGCTGCCGTGTCTGGTGATTAAAGAGCGCGATCATCCTTTCGGCGTTTGGCAGTTGCACGGCAAAGACGGCCAGCACGCGATCAAGGTGACCGGGCCGTTGTCATCTAACCATGGCGAAATCGTGCATCAGTGGTGCCTGGACGGGCAGGGGGTTGCGTTACGCTCGTGGTGGGACGTCAGTGAAAATATCGCCAGCGGCCATCTGGTACACGTGCTGCCAGACTACTTTCAGCCCGCCAACGTCTGGGCGGTCTACGTGTCGCGACTGGCGACCTCAGCTAAAATTCGCACCACCGTTGAGTTTCTGCGCCACTATTTTCAGCAGCACTATCCCCAGCAGTGTATCGTCAGCAGCGAGGTAAAATAG
- a CDS encoding tartrate dehydrogenase, which translates to MKKTCRIAAIPGDGIGKEVLPEGIRVLQAAAQRWDLSLSFEQMEWASCEYYAHHGKMMPDDWREQLQGFDAIYFGAVGWPDTVPDHISLWGSLLKFRREFDQYVNLRPVRLFPGVPCPLAGKKAGDIDFYVVRENTEGEYSALGGRANEGTENEVVIQESVFTRRGVDRILRYAFELAQSRPRKTLTSATKSNGLAISMPYWDERVEEMAKNYPGIRWDKQHIDILCARFVLQPERFDVVVGSNLFGDILSDLGPACTGTIGIAPSANLNPERTFPSLFEPVHGSAPDIYGKNIANPIATVWAGAMMLDFLGNGDERYHAAHNGILAAIEQVIASGPKTPDMKGSASTQQVSNAICQAILA; encoded by the coding sequence ATGAAAAAAACCTGTCGTATTGCCGCCATCCCTGGTGACGGAATTGGTAAAGAAGTTCTGCCTGAAGGTATTCGCGTGCTGCAAGCCGCCGCGCAGCGTTGGGATTTATCGCTCAGCTTCGAGCAAATGGAATGGGCCAGCTGTGAATATTACGCCCACCACGGCAAGATGATGCCGGACGACTGGCGCGAGCAATTACAGGGCTTCGATGCTATCTACTTCGGCGCCGTCGGCTGGCCGGATACCGTCCCGGACCACATTTCACTGTGGGGCTCGCTGTTGAAGTTCCGCCGCGAGTTCGATCAGTACGTCAATTTGCGTCCGGTGCGCTTGTTCCCCGGCGTCCCTTGTCCACTGGCGGGTAAAAAAGCCGGCGATATCGATTTTTACGTGGTGCGTGAGAATACCGAAGGCGAGTATTCCGCTCTCGGCGGGCGCGCCAATGAAGGCACCGAAAATGAAGTGGTGATTCAGGAGTCCGTCTTCACCCGCCGCGGCGTCGACCGCATCCTGCGCTACGCCTTTGAGCTGGCGCAAAGTCGCCCACGCAAAACGTTGACTTCCGCGACCAAGTCCAATGGCCTGGCGATCAGCATGCCGTATTGGGATGAACGCGTGGAAGAGATGGCTAAAAACTACCCCGGGATCCGCTGGGATAAGCAACATATCGATATTCTCTGCGCCCGCTTCGTGTTGCAGCCGGAGCGTTTCGATGTGGTGGTAGGTTCGAATCTGTTCGGCGATATTCTCTCCGATCTCGGCCCGGCGTGTACCGGCACCATCGGTATTGCGCCGTCGGCGAACCTGAATCCAGAGCGGACCTTCCCGTCGCTGTTTGAACCGGTTCATGGTTCGGCGCCGGATATCTACGGTAAAAACATCGCCAACCCGATCGCCACCGTTTGGGCTGGCGCCATGATGCTCGATTTCCTCGGCAACGGCGACGAACGCTACCACGCCGCGCATAACGGCATCCTGGCGGCGATTGAACAGGTGATCGCCAGCGGGCCGAAAACCCCGGACATGAAGGGCAGCGCCTCGACACAGCAAGTCAGCAACGCCATCTGCCAGGCCATTTTGGCGTAA
- a CDS encoding BCCT family transporter, whose translation MLSNVKKKDVPLIAISLAAIIFIAATLSLFPQQTAQAANAIFNGVTRLLGSAVQILVLMALGLVLYLATSKYGNIRLGEGKAEYSTLSWLFMFICAGLGSSTLYWGVAEWAYYYQTPGLNIAPQSPKALEYSIPYSFFHWGISAWATYTLASLIMAYHFHVRKNKGLSLSGIISAITGVNPQGFWGRLVDLMFLIATVGALTISLVVTAATFTRGLSALTGLPDNFTVQAFVILLSGGIFCMSSWIGINNGLQRLSKMVGWGAFLLPLIVLLVGPTEFITNNIINAIGLTTQNFLQMSLFTDPLGDGAFTRNWTVFYWLWWISYTPGVAMFVTRVSRGRKIKEVIWALILGSTVGCWFFFGVMESYAMHQFVNGVINVPQVMQTLGGETAVQQVLMSLPAGKLFLAAYLFVMIVFLASHMDAVAYTMAATSTRNLREGEDPDRGMRLFWCVVITLIPLSILFTGASLETMKTTVVLTALPFLAILLVKTGGFLRWLKQDYAHVPVHQIETHMPEPVGKAESLPVGAVLKSDGQSL comes from the coding sequence ATGTTGAGCAACGTAAAGAAAAAAGATGTGCCGCTGATTGCCATAAGCCTGGCGGCCATTATTTTTATCGCCGCTACATTAAGTCTCTTCCCCCAGCAAACCGCGCAGGCGGCGAACGCCATTTTTAACGGCGTCACCCGCCTGCTCGGGTCGGCGGTACAAATCCTGGTACTGATGGCGCTGGGACTGGTGTTATATCTGGCAACCAGCAAATACGGCAATATTCGTCTCGGCGAAGGCAAAGCCGAATACAGCACTCTCTCATGGCTGTTTATGTTTATCTGCGCCGGACTCGGCTCCTCCACCCTGTACTGGGGCGTAGCCGAGTGGGCCTATTACTATCAAACGCCGGGCCTGAATATCGCGCCGCAGTCGCCGAAAGCGCTGGAATACAGCATTCCTTACTCCTTCTTCCACTGGGGCATCAGCGCGTGGGCGACCTACACCCTCGCGTCGCTGATCATGGCCTACCACTTCCACGTGCGGAAAAACAAAGGTCTCAGTCTCTCCGGGATTATCTCGGCGATCACCGGCGTGAATCCGCAGGGCTTCTGGGGGCGTCTGGTCGACCTGATGTTCCTGATCGCCACCGTTGGCGCGTTAACCATTTCGCTGGTCGTTACCGCGGCAACCTTCACCCGCGGCCTGTCGGCACTGACCGGCCTGCCGGATAACTTCACCGTTCAGGCTTTCGTGATCCTGCTCTCCGGCGGTATTTTCTGCATGAGTTCGTGGATTGGCATCAATAACGGCCTGCAGCGTCTGAGCAAAATGGTCGGCTGGGGCGCATTCCTGCTGCCGCTGATCGTGCTGCTGGTGGGCCCGACCGAATTCATCACCAACAACATCATCAACGCCATCGGCCTGACCACGCAGAATTTCCTGCAGATGAGCCTGTTTACCGATCCGCTCGGCGACGGCGCCTTCACCCGCAACTGGACCGTCTTCTACTGGCTGTGGTGGATCTCCTATACCCCGGGCGTGGCGATGTTCGTCACCCGCGTTTCCCGCGGACGCAAAATCAAAGAGGTGATCTGGGCGCTGATCCTCGGCAGTACCGTCGGTTGCTGGTTCTTCTTCGGGGTGATGGAAAGCTATGCCATGCACCAGTTCGTCAACGGCGTGATTAACGTGCCACAGGTGATGCAAACCCTCGGCGGCGAAACCGCCGTCCAGCAGGTGCTGATGTCATTACCGGCAGGTAAGCTGTTCCTCGCCGCCTATCTGTTCGTGATGATTGTCTTCCTTGCTTCGCACATGGATGCGGTGGCCTACACCATGGCGGCAACCAGCACCCGTAACCTGCGCGAAGGCGAAGATCCGGATCGCGGCATGCGCCTGTTCTGGTGCGTCGTGATCACCCTCATTCCGCTATCGATTCTGTTTACCGGCGCGTCGCTTGAAACCATGAAAACCACCGTGGTGCTGACCGCCCTGCCGTTCCTCGCCATCTTATTGGTCAAAACCGGCGGCTTCCTGCGCTGGTTAAAACAGGACTACGCCCACGTGCCGGTCCATCAGATAGAAACGCATATGCCCGAGCCGGTCGGCAAAGCCGAATCGCTACCGGTTGGCGCAGTACTCAAAAGCGACGGTCAGTCGCTGTAA
- a CDS encoding ring-hydroxylating oxygenase subunit alpha, protein MSNLSPDFTLPINFCANPQDAWTIPARFYTDGQAFEHEKERIFANSWICVAHGSEVAKPNDYITREIIGENIVIVRGRDNILRAFYNVCPHRGHQLLSGEGKAKNVITCPYHAWAFKLDGNLAHARNCENVANFDSEKAQLMPVRLEEYAGFVFINMNPEAESVEAQLPGLQDKVLEACPDVHDLKLAARFTTRTPANWKNIVDNYLECYHCGPAHPGFSDSVQVDRYWHTMHGKWTLQYGFAKPSEQSFKFEEGVDAAFHGFWLWPCTMLNVTPIKGMMTVIYEFPVDEETTLQNYDIYFTNEELTDEQKSLIEWYRDVFRPEDLRLVESVQKGLKSRGYRGQGRIMADNSGSGISEHGIAHFHNLVAQVFQP, encoded by the coding sequence ATGAGCAATTTGAGCCCTGACTTTACTCTGCCGATTAACTTTTGTGCTAATCCGCAGGACGCCTGGACCATCCCGGCCCGCTTCTATACCGACGGCCAGGCTTTTGAACACGAGAAAGAGCGTATCTTCGCCAATAGCTGGATTTGCGTCGCGCACGGCAGCGAGGTCGCCAAACCGAATGACTACATTACCCGGGAAATCATCGGCGAAAATATCGTTATCGTGCGTGGCCGCGACAACATCCTGCGCGCCTTCTATAACGTCTGCCCGCACCGCGGCCACCAGTTACTGAGCGGCGAAGGCAAAGCCAAAAACGTGATTACCTGCCCGTACCACGCCTGGGCCTTCAAGCTCGACGGCAATCTCGCCCACGCCCGCAACTGCGAAAACGTGGCTAATTTCGACAGCGAGAAGGCGCAACTGATGCCGGTACGCCTCGAAGAGTACGCCGGTTTCGTGTTTATCAATATGAATCCAGAGGCCGAGAGCGTCGAAGCGCAGTTACCGGGCCTGCAGGACAAAGTGCTGGAAGCCTGCCCGGACGTCCATGATCTGAAACTGGCGGCGCGTTTTACCACCCGCACCCCGGCCAACTGGAAAAACATCGTCGACAACTATCTTGAATGCTACCACTGTGGCCCGGCGCATCCCGGTTTCTCCGATTCCGTACAGGTTGATCGCTACTGGCACACCATGCACGGCAAATGGACGCTGCAATATGGCTTCGCCAAGCCGTCCGAACAGTCGTTTAAGTTCGAAGAAGGCGTAGATGCTGCGTTCCACGGTTTCTGGCTGTGGCCATGCACCATGCTCAACGTCACGCCGATCAAGGGCATGATGACCGTTATCTACGAATTCCCGGTGGATGAAGAGACCACCCTGCAGAACTACGATATCTATTTCACCAACGAAGAGCTGACCGATGAGCAAAAATCGCTGATTGAGTGGTATCGCGATGTGTTCCGCCCGGAAGATTTACGTCTGGTGGAGAGTGTGCAGAAAGGGCTGAAGTCCCGCGGCTATCGAGGTCAGGGGCGCATTATGGCCGATAACAGCGGCAGCGGTATCTCCGAGCACGGTATCGCCCACTTCCATAATCTCGTGGCCCAGGTGTTCCAGCCGTAA